A single window of Candidatus Limnocylindrales bacterium DNA harbors:
- a CDS encoding isoprenyl transferase, which yields MRAAAIEPNKAGLPRHVAIIMDGNGRWATQRGLSRVQGHRRGKESVREIVETAREIGIEVLTLYAFSTENWERPEREVGALMNLLRRYVRSELGKMMRHGIRLRAIGNLRRLPKDVLTDLRAAEHTTRTNTGMTVQLAVSYGAREEIVAATRRLARRVRDGELAPEDIDEEMFSSSLMTAGLPDPDLLIRTSGEMRLSNFLLWQVAYSEIYVTDKLWPDFRRPEFLAALEDYKRRERRFGKTAAQVAQQAAPVAQQAAPVEKEAAPAARARQEA from the coding sequence GTGCGCGCTGCGGCAATCGAACCGAACAAAGCCGGATTGCCGCGTCACGTGGCGATCATCATGGACGGCAACGGACGCTGGGCGACCCAGCGCGGCCTGTCGCGCGTCCAGGGCCACCGCCGCGGCAAGGAATCCGTCCGCGAGATCGTCGAGACCGCGCGCGAGATCGGGATCGAAGTCCTGACCCTCTACGCGTTTTCCACCGAGAACTGGGAGCGCCCCGAGCGCGAAGTCGGCGCACTGATGAACCTGCTGCGCCGCTACGTGCGCAGCGAGCTCGGCAAGATGATGCGTCACGGCATCCGGCTGCGCGCGATCGGCAACTTGCGCCGTCTTCCGAAGGATGTCCTCACCGACCTTCGCGCCGCCGAGCACACGACGCGCACCAACACAGGCATGACCGTTCAGCTTGCCGTCAGCTACGGCGCGCGCGAGGAGATCGTCGCGGCCACACGGCGCCTCGCGCGCCGAGTCCGCGACGGCGAGCTCGCGCCCGAAGACATCGACGAAGAGATGTTCTCTTCGTCGCTGATGACAGCGGGCTTGCCCGATCCCGACCTTCTCATCCGCACGAGCGGCGAGATGCGCCTGTCGAACTTCCTCCTGTGGCAGGTCGCCTACAGCGAAATCTACGTGACTGACAAGCTGTGGCCGGATTTCCGGCGCCCCGAGTTCCTGGCCGCGCTCGAAGACTACAAACGCCGCGAGAGGCGCTTCGGCAAGACCGCGGCACAGGTTGCGCAACAGGCGGCGCCGGTCGCGCAACAGGCGGCGCCGGTTGAGAAAGAAGCGGCGCCGGCCGCGCGCGCACGGCA
- the frr gene encoding ribosome recycling factor, protein MIDEILKDLRSQMQETIASLRKDLARIRAGRATPALLDHVFVDYYGSSTPLNKLATVSAPEPRLLVVQPFDKSTVGAIDKAIRIADLGLSPVSDGNLLRVPIPELNQERRKDLVKQLKKDAEHHRVSARNHRRDANELLKEAEAEKEISQDDHRVAADKVQKLTDETIAQIDEIAKVKEHEIMSV, encoded by the coding sequence ATGATCGACGAAATCCTCAAGGACCTTCGCTCGCAGATGCAGGAGACGATCGCGTCTCTGCGAAAAGATCTCGCGCGCATCCGCGCGGGCCGCGCGACCCCGGCGCTGCTCGATCACGTCTTCGTCGACTACTACGGCAGCTCGACGCCGCTCAACAAACTCGCGACGGTCTCGGCGCCGGAGCCGCGGCTGCTCGTCGTGCAGCCATTCGACAAGAGCACGGTCGGCGCGATCGACAAGGCGATCCGCATCGCCGATCTCGGCCTGTCGCCGGTCAGCGACGGCAACCTGCTTCGCGTTCCGATCCCCGAGCTCAACCAGGAGCGCCGCAAGGATCTCGTCAAGCAGCTCAAGAAAGACGCCGAGCACCACAGGGTTTCGGCGCGCAACCATCGCCGCGATGCCAACGAGCTCCTGAAGGAAGCCGAGGCAGAAAAGGAGATCTCGCAGGACGACCACCGGGTGGCGGCGGACAAAGTCCAGAAGCTGACCGACGAGACGATCGCGCAGATCGACGAGATCGCCAAGGTCAAAGAACACGAAATCATGTCGGTCTGA
- the pyrH gene encoding UMP kinase: protein MSDAGTNNHRYRRVLLKLSGESLAGEGESGISPTVVSQIAGELRDAQALGCELAVVVGGGNIFRGLKAAEMGMDRATGDYMGMLATVLNSLALQDALEKLGVATRVLSALEIREVAEPYIRRRATRHLEKGRVVIFAAGTGNPFFTTDTAASLRAVEIGADVIMKATRVDGVYSADPEKDPSATRFETLTHFDVLQRGLRVMDTTAISLCMENKMPILVFDMMRAGNIVRAVSGERIGTIVCG from the coding sequence ATGTCGGACGCCGGCACGAACAACCATCGTTACCGCCGGGTCCTTCTCAAGCTCAGCGGAGAATCGCTCGCGGGTGAAGGCGAATCGGGGATTTCTCCGACCGTCGTCAGCCAGATCGCCGGGGAGCTGCGCGACGCGCAGGCTCTCGGCTGCGAGCTTGCCGTCGTGGTCGGCGGCGGCAACATCTTCCGCGGCCTCAAGGCCGCCGAGATGGGAATGGACCGCGCCACCGGCGACTACATGGGCATGCTGGCCACGGTGCTCAACAGCCTCGCGCTGCAGGATGCGCTCGAGAAGCTCGGGGTCGCGACGCGCGTGCTGAGCGCGCTCGAGATCCGCGAGGTTGCCGAGCCGTACATTCGCCGCCGGGCCACGCGGCACCTCGAAAAAGGCCGCGTCGTGATCTTTGCCGCCGGCACCGGCAACCCGTTTTTCACGACCGATACGGCCGCGAGCCTGCGCGCCGTCGAAATCGGCGCCGACGTGATCATGAAGGCTACCCGCGTCGACGGGGTCTATTCGGCCGATCCGGAAAAAGACCCGTCGGCGACCCGCTTCGAGACGCTCACGCACTTCGACGTGCTGCAGCGGGGGCTTCGGGTGATGGATACGACTGCGATCTCGCTGTGCATGGAAAACAAAATGCCGATCCTCGTGTTCGATATGATGCGCGCCGGAAATATCGTACGGGCTGTCTCGGGTGAGAGAATCGGCACGATCGTCTGCGGCTGA
- the tsf gene encoding translation elongation factor Ts, whose amino-acid sequence MNIDAKLVKDLRERTGAGMMDCKKALAETEGDMERAIAVLREKGLAGASKKAGRVAADGLVGVFASPDSKTAVLVELNCETDFVAKTDAFRSLFESLGNALLAADVTEGNADTVAGLVMPDGKTVSALLTESIAQIGENLGLRRFSRFASANGVVGCYVHAGGKIGVIVELAGGDSRHVELAKSLAMQVAAAFPRVISRDQVSAADLAGERDIYRQQALASGKPEKIVDKIVDGKIDKFYSEICLLEQEYVRDGDFRIDKLIANAAKETGSNLSVARFARFQLGEGIEKKQSNLADEVAQTIGQSA is encoded by the coding sequence ATGAACATCGACGCCAAGCTCGTCAAGGACCTGCGCGAACGCACCGGCGCAGGCATGATGGACTGCAAGAAGGCTCTTGCCGAGACCGAGGGCGACATGGAGCGGGCAATCGCCGTGCTTCGTGAAAAAGGCCTCGCGGGCGCTTCCAAGAAAGCCGGCCGGGTTGCGGCCGACGGCCTCGTCGGCGTATTCGCGTCGCCGGATTCGAAGACCGCGGTCCTCGTCGAGCTCAACTGCGAGACCGATTTCGTCGCGAAGACCGATGCGTTCCGCAGCCTGTTCGAATCGCTCGGCAACGCGCTGCTTGCGGCCGATGTCACGGAAGGCAACGCCGACACCGTCGCCGGCCTCGTCATGCCGGACGGCAAGACGGTTTCCGCGCTACTGACGGAAAGCATTGCGCAGATCGGCGAAAACCTCGGCCTGCGCCGCTTCTCGCGTTTCGCATCGGCGAACGGCGTGGTCGGCTGCTACGTTCATGCGGGCGGAAAGATCGGCGTGATCGTCGAGCTCGCCGGCGGCGACAGCCGCCACGTGGAGCTCGCCAAATCGCTCGCGATGCAGGTTGCCGCAGCATTCCCTCGCGTGATCTCGCGCGACCAGGTCTCTGCCGCCGACCTAGCCGGTGAGCGCGACATCTATCGCCAGCAGGCGCTGGCGTCGGGAAAGCCGGAGAAGATCGTCGACAAGATCGTCGACGGCAAGATCGACAAGTTCTACTCGGAAATCTGCCTGCTCGAACAGGAGTACGTTCGCGACGGGGACTTCCGCATCGACAAGCTGATCGCGAACGCCGCGAAGGAAACCGGCTCGAATCTTTCGGTCGCCCGCTTCGCGCGCTTCCAGCTCGGCGAAGGCATCGAGAAGAAGCAGTCGAATCTCGCGGACGAAGTGGCGCAGACGATCGGCCAGAGCGCCTGA
- the rpsB gene encoding 30S ribosomal protein S2: protein MKQLLEAGVHFGHQTSRWNPKMRPYIFGARNGIHIIDLQQTVNLFREACDFVREVAGRGGSVLFVGTKKQAQEAIKSEADRCKQFHVNNRWLGGTLTNFQTIKKSIDRMRRLEETLGDPTTAAMYKKKERLLMQRELEKLNINLAGIREMKRPPDALFVIDPDREQIAVAEANRLKIPVVAVVDSNCDPDRIAYCVPGNDDAIRAIRLFCGAIADSVLEGLAESEARGSIAEKGDGSVPFGSPGTLGDVVGAAGEQTFSAPTFDANSFAPTDFETSPTE, encoded by the coding sequence ATGAAACAGCTTCTGGAAGCCGGAGTTCACTTCGGACACCAGACCAGTCGATGGAATCCCAAGATGCGCCCGTACATTTTCGGCGCCCGCAACGGGATCCACATCATCGACCTCCAGCAGACGGTCAATCTTTTCCGGGAGGCGTGTGACTTCGTTCGCGAGGTTGCGGGCCGCGGCGGCTCGGTTCTGTTCGTCGGAACCAAGAAACAGGCGCAGGAAGCGATCAAGTCCGAGGCGGATCGCTGCAAGCAGTTCCACGTCAACAACCGCTGGCTCGGCGGCACGCTGACGAATTTCCAGACCATCAAGAAATCGATCGACCGCATGCGGCGCCTCGAGGAAACCCTCGGCGATCCGACCACCGCGGCAATGTACAAGAAGAAAGAGCGCCTGCTGATGCAGCGCGAGCTCGAGAAGCTCAACATCAACCTGGCCGGCATCCGCGAGATGAAGCGTCCGCCGGACGCGCTGTTCGTCATCGATCCGGACCGCGAGCAGATCGCGGTGGCCGAGGCCAACCGCCTGAAGATCCCCGTCGTCGCGGTCGTCGACAGCAACTGCGATCCGGACCGGATCGCTTACTGCGTACCGGGAAACGACGACGCGATCCGCGCGATCCGTCTGTTCTGCGGCGCGATCGCCGATTCGGTTCTCGAAGGACTCGCGGAAAGCGAAGCGCGCGGCTCGATCGCAGAGAAAGGCGACGGCTCGGTTCCGTTCGGCTCGCCTGGCACGCTCGGCGACGTGGTCGGCGCTGCCGGCGAGCAGACCTTCAGCGCGCCGACGTTCGACGCGAACTCCTTTGCACCAACCGACTTCGAGACGAGTCCGACCGAATGA
- the rho gene encoding transcription termination factor Rho, whose amino-acid sequence MSERGGETARERKSGDERSGRGHRDGGKSHGRGRGGGGGGGGGQGGGGQGGQGTGRLPKEDLAADEAQIAAAEASTTPTLDLTELKKKTVRDLADVARDLGVEGVAAMRKQELIFKLLEAQTAKNGNVYGEGVLEILPDGFGFLRAPDSNYLPGPDDIYISPSQVRRFGLRTGDVVSGLIRSPKEGERYFALLKVSAINYDAPERVRDKVLFDNLTPLYPDAPLRLSHDPAEFTTRVIDLLVPIGKGQRALIVAAPRTGKTVMLQHIAHGIAENNKEVILIVLLIDERPEEVTDMQRSVKGEVISSTFDEPPTRHVQVAEMVIEKAKRLVEHGRDVVILLDSITRLARAYNATVPPSGKILSGGVDSNALRGPKKFFGAARNIEGGGSLTIIGTALVDTGSRMDEVIFEEFKGTGNCEIHLERRLMDRRVFPTIDILKSGTRKEDLLMEKDALTRVFLLRKLLTQLNQVEAMEFLLGKMKGTKSNKDFLDSMSQ is encoded by the coding sequence ATGTCAGAACGCGGCGGCGAAACTGCCAGAGAAAGAAAAAGTGGGGACGAACGCTCCGGTCGCGGTCATCGCGACGGCGGCAAATCGCATGGACGTGGCCGCGGGGGCGGCGGCGGCGGTGGCGGTGGACAGGGAGGTGGAGGACAGGGCGGCCAGGGAACCGGCCGACTGCCCAAGGAAGACCTGGCGGCCGACGAGGCCCAGATCGCCGCGGCGGAAGCCTCGACGACCCCGACACTCGACCTGACCGAGCTCAAGAAGAAGACCGTGCGCGACCTGGCCGACGTGGCCCGCGACCTCGGCGTCGAAGGCGTGGCCGCGATGCGCAAGCAGGAGCTGATCTTCAAGCTCCTCGAAGCCCAGACCGCCAAGAACGGAAACGTCTACGGAGAAGGGGTCCTCGAGATTCTTCCGGACGGCTTCGGCTTCCTGCGCGCGCCGGATTCGAACTACCTGCCGGGGCCGGACGACATCTACATCTCGCCGAGCCAGGTGCGCCGCTTCGGACTTCGCACCGGCGACGTCGTGTCGGGACTGATCCGCTCGCCGAAGGAAGGCGAGCGTTACTTCGCGCTGCTCAAGGTGTCGGCGATCAATTACGACGCTCCCGAGCGTGTTCGCGACAAGGTCCTGTTCGACAACCTGACGCCGCTGTATCCGGACGCGCCGCTGCGGCTCTCGCACGATCCTGCCGAGTTCACGACGCGCGTGATCGACCTGCTCGTGCCGATCGGCAAAGGCCAGCGCGCGCTGATCGTCGCCGCGCCGCGTACCGGAAAGACCGTGATGCTGCAGCACATCGCGCACGGCATCGCGGAGAACAACAAGGAAGTGATTCTGATCGTGCTGCTGATCGACGAGCGGCCCGAAGAAGTCACCGACATGCAGCGCTCCGTCAAGGGCGAGGTCATCTCCTCGACGTTCGACGAGCCGCCGACGCGTCACGTGCAGGTGGCCGAAATGGTCATCGAGAAGGCCAAGCGCCTCGTCGAGCACGGCCGCGATGTGGTCATCCTGCTCGATTCGATCACTCGCCTCGCGCGCGCGTACAACGCGACCGTGCCGCCGAGCGGCAAGATCCTCTCGGGCGGCGTCGATTCGAACGCGCTGCGCGGTCCGAAGAAGTTCTTCGGAGCCGCCCGCAACATCGAAGGCGGCGGAAGCCTGACCATCATCGGGACCGCGCTCGTCGACACCGGTAGCCGCATGGACGAGGTCATCTTCGAAGAGTTCAAGGGTACCGGTAACTGCGAAATCCATCTCGAACGCCGCCTGATGGACCGCCGCGTGTTCCCGACCATCGACATCCTGAAGTCGGGCACCCGAAAAGAGGACCTGCTCATGGAAAAAGACGCCCTGACCCGCGTCTTCCTGCTCCGCAAACTCCTGACCCAGCTGAACCAGGTCGAAGCGATGGAATTCCTGCTCGGCAAAATGAAAGGCACGAAGTCGAACAAGGATTTCCTCGATTCGATGAGTCAGTGA
- a CDS encoding RluA family pseudouridine synthase has protein sequence MTRFRVMTFAAPEDSGGERLDAWLAGQSGAPTRSQIKVAADDQRLRVDGSPVRASYRLRGGESVELSIPEHDPSATAVTGEAIDLDVLYEDEEMLAINKPAGMVVHPAAGNRSGTLVHALLYRDPSIAWPGQPERAGIVHRLDRDTSGVILVAKNVAALEALSRQFRERSIRKTYLALVHGAVADSGRIDLPIGRHPTERKRMSVIGRPARAAISEYRPLERLGAFTLVEVRPLTGRTHQIRVHLSAKGFPIVGDRLYGGKTKAGISRQALHAAAIELALPGSGKRLTIRAPVAGDLADLVERLRREAPPTGQAGKR, from the coding sequence ATGACGCGCTTTCGCGTGATGACGTTCGCCGCTCCCGAGGATTCCGGCGGCGAGCGGCTCGACGCGTGGCTCGCCGGCCAGAGCGGTGCGCCGACCCGCTCGCAGATCAAGGTTGCGGCCGACGACCAGCGACTTCGCGTGGACGGAAGTCCGGTGCGCGCGTCGTACCGGCTGCGCGGCGGCGAGAGCGTCGAGCTATCAATCCCGGAGCACGATCCATCGGCCACCGCCGTGACCGGCGAGGCGATCGATCTGGACGTGCTCTACGAAGACGAAGAGATGCTGGCGATCAACAAGCCGGCCGGAATGGTCGTGCATCCTGCGGCCGGAAACCGTTCCGGTACGCTCGTGCACGCGCTTCTGTATCGCGATCCTTCGATTGCCTGGCCGGGTCAGCCCGAGCGCGCCGGCATCGTTCATCGCCTCGACCGCGATACGTCCGGCGTGATTCTCGTCGCGAAGAACGTTGCCGCGCTCGAAGCGCTCTCCAGGCAGTTTCGCGAACGCTCGATCCGCAAGACCTATCTCGCGCTCGTGCACGGCGCCGTGGCGGATAGCGGACGCATCGACTTGCCGATCGGGCGCCATCCGACCGAACGCAAGCGCATGTCCGTGATCGGCCGGCCCGCGCGCGCGGCGATTTCGGAATATCGTCCGCTCGAACGTCTCGGTGCGTTCACGCTCGTCGAAGTGCGGCCGTTGACCGGGCGGACCCACCAGATCCGTGTGCACCTTTCCGCAAAGGGTTTTCCGATCGTCGGAGACAGGCTTTACGGAGGGAAGACGAAAGCGGGCATCTCGCGTCAGGCCCTGCACGCCGCGGCGATCGAGCTTGCGCTTCCCGGCAGCGGCAAGCGCCTCACGATCCGGGCGCCGGTCGCGGGCGATCTCGCGGATCTCGTCGAAAGGCTGCGCCGCGAGGCGCCGCCGACAGGGCAGGCCGGAAAAAGATGA
- a CDS encoding bifunctional riboflavin kinase/FAD synthetase — MKVLRSLERARGLLRRSVVTIGNFDGVHRGHQVILERLRSEASRRGASAVVLTFEPHPISVVRPEAAPLGIMTLPDRLRAIAAEGADLTIVQHFSRRFAAIDADEFIRRFLVEILDAQLILVGDDLNFGRDRGGNVATLARAGKDLDFEVEVVPPVQVDGVVARSSAIRELVTAGDVAAAGRLLGRPHFVRGRVEHGAGRGRGLGFATANLKPETALVPGDGVFVTVARLGRSRVDSVTSIGTTPTFGGTERAIEAHIFAELGDLYGKPLALEFLEKLRDQKRFESPAALTEQIASDVERARSILAARKRA; from the coding sequence ATGAAGGTCCTCCGCAGTCTCGAGCGTGCCCGCGGGCTCCTGCGCCGCTCGGTCGTCACGATCGGAAACTTCGACGGCGTCCATCGCGGGCATCAGGTCATTCTCGAAAGACTTCGCTCCGAAGCGTCCCGGCGCGGTGCCAGCGCCGTCGTCCTCACGTTCGAGCCGCATCCTATTTCCGTCGTTCGTCCCGAAGCTGCTCCGCTCGGGATCATGACGCTGCCCGATCGTCTGCGCGCGATTGCCGCCGAAGGCGCCGACCTCACGATCGTCCAGCATTTCTCGCGCAGGTTTGCGGCGATCGATGCCGACGAGTTCATCCGCCGTTTCCTCGTCGAGATCCTGGACGCGCAGCTCATTCTCGTTGGCGACGACCTCAACTTCGGCCGCGACCGGGGCGGAAACGTCGCGACCCTAGCGCGCGCCGGCAAGGATCTCGATTTCGAGGTCGAGGTCGTTCCTCCTGTCCAGGTTGACGGCGTGGTTGCGCGCTCGAGTGCGATCCGCGAGCTGGTCACGGCCGGCGACGTCGCGGCGGCGGGTCGTCTTCTCGGACGACCGCACTTCGTTCGAGGGCGCGTCGAGCACGGCGCCGGACGCGGCCGCGGCCTTGGATTTGCCACCGCCAATCTCAAGCCCGAAACCGCTCTCGTTCCCGGCGACGGCGTGTTCGTGACCGTCGCGCGCCTCGGCCGCAGCCGCGTCGACAGCGTCACGTCGATCGGCACCACACCGACGTTCGGCGGCACCGAAAGAGCCATCGAAGCCCATATCTTTGCCGAGCTCGGCGATCTCTACGGCAAGCCGCTCGCGCTCGAATTTCTCGAAAAGCTTCGCGACCAGAAGCGTTTCGAATCGCCCGCCGCGCTCACCGAGCAGATCGCGAGCGACGTCGAGCGGGCCCGCAGCATACTCGCAGCTCGAAAGCGCGCATGA
- the ybgF gene encoding tol-pal system protein YbgF, with amino-acid sequence MSRPNLPALLCTLPVATLVAACSLQGDRTDRRYDDLRGLVLEQRRAIEDIRREQESVRAAIDQLQYGRRPAAAGRPVYGPGGSPGGADDSYWQKPTAPIAEQPELPAPPGSDANPGQIASVPPPPAPPAPSPVSEPEKATVPQDLVGSTYDSAIRQLASGDQDEAIQSFRNFLHENGSSPYADDAQFWIGEAYFRKGQYHRAIIEFNQVSINYGSGDRAPSALLRQAEAFRIVGDRVDARLSLQKVINRYPGTGEAAKASRMLTEIGG; translated from the coding sequence ATGTCCCGTCCGAACCTTCCTGCTCTGCTCTGCACACTGCCGGTGGCGACGCTGGTCGCCGCCTGCAGCCTGCAGGGCGATCGCACAGACCGGCGCTACGACGACCTGCGCGGCCTCGTGCTCGAGCAAAGGCGGGCGATCGAAGACATTCGACGCGAGCAGGAATCCGTTCGCGCTGCCATCGACCAGCTTCAGTACGGCCGGCGGCCGGCTGCGGCGGGACGGCCGGTCTACGGACCGGGCGGTTCACCAGGCGGAGCGGATGATTCGTACTGGCAGAAGCCAACGGCTCCGATAGCGGAACAGCCGGAGCTTCCGGCTCCGCCGGGCTCGGACGCGAATCCCGGCCAGATCGCATCGGTGCCGCCGCCGCCCGCACCTCCTGCGCCGAGCCCTGTTTCAGAGCCCGAGAAAGCCACCGTTCCGCAGGATCTCGTCGGATCGACGTACGACTCGGCGATCCGCCAGCTCGCCAGCGGTGATCAGGACGAAGCCATCCAGTCGTTCCGCAACTTCCTGCATGAGAACGGCTCGTCGCCGTATGCCGACGATGCGCAGTTCTGGATCGGCGAAGCGTACTTCCGCAAAGGGCAGTACCACCGCGCGATCATCGAGTTCAATCAGGTCTCGATCAACTACGGATCCGGCGACCGTGCGCCGTCGGCGCTGCTTCGCCAGGCCGAAGCGTTCCGCATCGTCGGCGATCGCGTCGATGCGCGGCTGAGCCTGCAGAAAGTGATCAATCGCTATCCGGGCACCGGCGAGGCCGCGAAGGCTTCCAGGATGCTCACCGAGATCGGAGGATAG